In Herbaspirillum sp. WKF16, one genomic interval encodes:
- a CDS encoding undecaprenyl-phosphate glucose phosphotransferase, giving the protein MNNEIHDTLPLVNVKPNVIVMVFKRLLEPALIVTYLWVLVRLNGLSFTGDYWVLAIMAFFISSYFFSEFHERRLRRNPKGVHSVTPIFVDWLAVVAVLGLIGYFCEFYQQFSSQVISAWAIGTPFGLMISQYAQSRVMRDLQTKGEVSKAIIIGVNPAALKMAERMENYPALMIKLMGFFDDREINRQPQGTFTPLMGKMSDVAAYVRKHNINMVYISMPISAQPRVLQMIDELQDTTASIYFVPDIYIFNLIQARFDYVGGMAVMAICETPFTGMNNFVKRVSDVVLASIILLMLLPVLMVIAICVKATSPGPVIFKQRRYGLDGEEIVVYKFRSMTVMEDGAAVQQAQKGDMRLTKIGGFLRKSSLDELPQFVNVLQGRMSIVGPRPHAVAHNELYRKQIKGYMLRHKVKPGITGWAQVNGLRGETETLDKMKARIEFDLEYLRRWSLTFDLWIIVQTVHLVLKRENAY; this is encoded by the coding sequence ATGAATAATGAAATCCACGACACTTTGCCCTTGGTCAACGTCAAGCCCAACGTGATCGTCATGGTCTTCAAGCGCTTGCTTGAGCCGGCCCTGATCGTGACCTACCTGTGGGTGCTGGTGCGCCTGAACGGACTGTCGTTCACCGGCGACTACTGGGTGCTGGCCATCATGGCCTTCTTCATCAGCTCCTATTTCTTCTCGGAATTCCACGAGCGCCGCCTGCGCCGCAATCCCAAGGGCGTGCACTCGGTGACGCCGATCTTCGTCGACTGGCTGGCCGTGGTGGCGGTGCTGGGCCTGATCGGCTACTTCTGCGAGTTCTACCAGCAGTTCTCGTCGCAGGTGATCAGCGCCTGGGCGATCGGCACGCCATTCGGCCTGATGATCTCGCAGTATGCGCAATCGCGCGTGATGCGCGACCTGCAAACCAAGGGCGAGGTCAGCAAGGCGATCATCATCGGCGTCAATCCCGCCGCCCTGAAGATGGCCGAGCGCATGGAAAATTATCCGGCGCTGATGATCAAGCTGATGGGCTTCTTCGACGATCGCGAGATCAACCGCCAGCCGCAAGGCACCTTCACGCCGCTGATGGGCAAGATGTCGGACGTGGCCGCCTACGTGCGCAAGCACAACATCAACATGGTCTACATCAGCATGCCGATCTCGGCGCAGCCGCGCGTGCTGCAGATGATCGACGAGCTGCAGGACACCACCGCCTCGATCTACTTCGTGCCCGACATCTACATCTTCAACCTGATCCAGGCCCGCTTCGACTATGTCGGCGGCATGGCGGTGATGGCCATCTGCGAGACGCCGTTCACCGGCATGAACAATTTCGTCAAGCGCGTCAGCGACGTGGTGCTGGCCTCGATCATCCTGCTCATGCTGCTGCCGGTGCTGATGGTCATCGCCATCTGCGTCAAGGCGACCTCGCCGGGGCCGGTCATCTTCAAGCAGCGACGCTACGGCCTGGACGGCGAAGAGATCGTGGTCTATAAGTTCCGCTCCATGACCGTCATGGAAGACGGGGCTGCCGTGCAGCAGGCCCAGAAGGGCGACATGCGCCTGACCAAGATCGGCGGCTTCCTGCGCAAGAGCTCGCTGGATGAATTGCCGCAGTTCGTCAATGTGCTGCAGGGGCGCATGAGCATCGTCGGGCCGCGCCCGCATGCGGTCGCCCACAACGAGCTCTACCGCAAGCAGATCAAGGGTTACATGCTGCGCCACAAGGTCAAGCCGGGCATCACCGGCTGGGCCCAGGTCAACGGCCTGCGCGGCGAAACCGAAACGCTGGACAAGATGAAGGCCCGGATCGAATTCGACCTGGAGTACCTGCGCCGCTGGTCGCTCACCTTCGACCTGTGGATCATCGTCCAAACCGTGCATCTGGTGCTCAAGCGGGAAAACGCCTACTAG
- the epsF gene encoding chain length determinant protein EpsF: MNLSQFLLILRAHLKIIMLIFGVTVVAALVVSLLLPKTYKATSSVVLNYKANDPVTGLVMTAQALPGYMPTQVDIINSRNVALAVIDNLKLTNEPSVKESYANSGTTTDIRNWLADILLRNLDAVASRDSSVIDITYKGRDPQFVATMANAFAEAYQQVSMQLKLDPTRKASSYFNDQIKILRDNYEKAQGRLSKYQQENGITNLDNRMDVENNRLNDLSTQLVAAQGALSEAQSRRQAAGTGNSPDVLANPLVQNLKANVAASEARFAQAAKRLGTNHPDYLNAKAELDGLRAQLNAAIASTSASVGTNASILQKREAEIRGEFDAQKKKVLDLNRSRDELSVLQRDLDSAQRAYELTSQRYMQTNLEGQSNQSDISLLASAVAPTGPASPRIFINLVLSMFVGLILGVMAALGLELINRRVRSEVDLIEGLGLPVLGSIARPSLHNRRDRRPALARNIRSLPAA, encoded by the coding sequence ATGAACCTATCCCAGTTTTTGCTGATCCTGCGGGCGCACCTGAAGATCATCATGCTGATCTTCGGCGTCACCGTGGTCGCGGCCCTGGTGGTCAGCCTGCTGCTGCCCAAGACCTACAAGGCGACTTCCTCGGTCGTGCTCAACTACAAGGCCAACGACCCGGTCACTGGGCTGGTGATGACCGCCCAGGCGCTGCCGGGCTACATGCCCACCCAGGTCGACATCATCAACAGCCGCAACGTGGCGCTGGCGGTGATCGACAACCTCAAGCTGACCAATGAACCCTCGGTCAAGGAAAGCTATGCCAACAGCGGCACCACGACCGACATCCGCAACTGGCTGGCCGACATCCTGCTGCGCAACCTGGACGCGGTGGCCTCGCGCGACAGCAGCGTGATCGACATCACCTACAAGGGGCGCGATCCGCAGTTCGTGGCGACCATGGCCAATGCCTTCGCCGAGGCCTACCAGCAGGTGAGCATGCAGCTCAAGCTGGACCCGACCCGCAAGGCCTCGTCCTACTTCAACGACCAGATCAAGATCCTGCGCGACAACTACGAGAAGGCCCAGGGGCGCCTGTCGAAGTACCAGCAGGAGAACGGCATCACCAACCTCGACAACCGCATGGACGTCGAGAACAATCGCCTCAACGACCTCTCCACGCAACTGGTGGCGGCGCAGGGCGCCCTGTCTGAAGCGCAGTCGCGCCGCCAGGCGGCCGGCACCGGCAACTCGCCCGACGTGCTGGCCAACCCGCTGGTGCAGAACCTGAAAGCCAACGTCGCCGCCTCCGAGGCGCGCTTCGCGCAGGCCGCCAAGCGCCTGGGCACCAACCATCCCGACTACCTGAACGCCAAGGCCGAACTGGATGGCCTGCGCGCCCAGTTGAACGCGGCGATCGCCTCCACGTCGGCCAGCGTCGGCACCAACGCCAGCATCCTGCAAAAGCGCGAGGCCGAGATCCGCGGCGAGTTCGATGCGCAGAAGAAGAAGGTGCTGGACCTGAACCGCAGCCGCGACGAGCTCTCGGTATTGCAGCGCGACCTCGACAGCGCCCAGCGCGCCTACGAGCTGACCTCGCAGCGCTACATGCAGACCAACCTGGAAGGCCAGTCCAACCAGTCCGACATCTCGCTGCTGGCCAGCGCCGTGGCGCCGACCGGCCCTGCCAGCCCGCGCATCTTCATCAACCTGGTGCTGTCGATGTTCGTCGGCCTGATCCTGGGCGTGATGGCCGCGCTGGGCCTGGAACTGATCAACCGCCGCGTGCGCTCGGAGGTCGACCTGATCGAAGGCCTGGGCCTGCCGGTGTTGGGCAGCATCGCACGCCCCAGCTTGCATAACAGGCGCGACCGCCGGCCGGCGCTGGCCCGCAACATCCGGTCGCTGCCGGCGGCCTGA
- the epsL gene encoding XrtB/PEP-CTERM-associated polysaccharide biosynthesis outer membrane protein EpsL: MMKSDFSCCDAAMLAPEVAIVLKDELKKERTLGNMAWQVNPWSTRRKRTQVLALIAFATMNQARAADPDQVVTPYAQYSILYDDNLLRLRDPAAAQAAVGTTQMSDYVHSTLAGIRFDRMFSRQHIKLDASVNKNSFDYFKQFDNNGRDLNAYWGWALGERLTGDIGYVYSQALTPFQNLRVLEKNIRTMQTKYATVAWQLHPDWTVRAQYSRFGLDYDLASQQANNFTQDIADLGLDYTARSGSIAGVVVRHTKANYPESTILGGAAINNSFTQDELKARVMWLYSAKTKLQFLGGYVTRERVNGGSADYSGFNARLIADWQATAKTAFKLNLWREIGGLSDVDANYALTNGISLAATLKSSEKLRFDGSFDYQRRNYNGAAVITGVTPSNRKDKYQKASLSVTYYPTRSLSLMFGVYREDVQSNIDSFGYVSNGMALTTRYEF, translated from the coding sequence ATGATGAAATCTGATTTTTCCTGTTGCGACGCAGCAATGCTGGCGCCGGAAGTTGCCATTGTTTTAAAAGACGAATTAAAAAAAGAAAGGACATTGGGAAATATGGCATGGCAGGTTAACCCTTGGAGTACCCGTCGAAAGCGCACGCAAGTCCTTGCTTTGATTGCCTTTGCGACCATGAATCAGGCGCGCGCCGCAGATCCGGACCAGGTCGTTACGCCCTATGCGCAGTACTCGATTCTCTATGACGACAATTTGCTGCGGCTGCGAGATCCCGCCGCCGCGCAAGCTGCCGTAGGCACGACCCAGATGTCGGATTACGTCCACTCCACGCTGGCCGGGATCCGCTTCGACAGGATGTTCAGCCGCCAGCACATCAAGCTGGATGCAAGCGTCAACAAGAACAGTTTCGATTACTTCAAGCAGTTCGATAACAACGGCCGCGATCTCAACGCCTATTGGGGCTGGGCTCTCGGCGAGCGCCTGACGGGCGACATCGGGTATGTGTATTCACAGGCCCTGACGCCGTTCCAGAACCTGCGCGTGCTGGAGAAGAACATCCGCACGATGCAGACCAAGTACGCGACCGTCGCCTGGCAGCTGCACCCGGACTGGACGGTGCGTGCACAGTACTCGCGTTTCGGGCTGGACTATGACCTTGCTTCGCAGCAGGCCAACAACTTCACCCAGGACATTGCCGACCTGGGCCTGGATTACACGGCGCGCAGCGGCAGCATCGCCGGCGTGGTCGTGAGGCATACGAAGGCCAACTACCCGGAATCGACCATTCTCGGCGGCGCGGCCATCAACAATTCGTTCACCCAGGACGAGCTCAAGGCGCGCGTGATGTGGCTCTACAGCGCCAAGACCAAGCTGCAGTTCCTGGGCGGCTATGTCACCCGCGAGCGCGTGAACGGCGGCTCAGCGGATTACAGCGGCTTCAACGCGCGGCTCATTGCGGATTGGCAGGCAACTGCGAAGACCGCGTTCAAGTTGAATCTTTGGCGCGAGATCGGCGGTCTGAGCGACGTGGACGCCAACTATGCGCTGACCAACGGCATCAGCCTGGCGGCGACGCTCAAGTCGTCCGAGAAGCTGAGGTTCGACGGCTCGTTCGACTACCAGCGGCGCAACTACAACGGCGCGGCAGTGATTACGGGCGTGACGCCTTCCAACCGGAAGGACAAGTACCAGAAGGCCAGTTTGAGCGTTACCTACTACCCGACCAGATCGCTGTCGCTGATGTTTGGGGTCTATCGGGAAGATGTGCAGTCGAACATCGACAGCTTCGGCTATGTCTCCAACGGAATGGCATTGACCACGCGCTATGAGTTCTGA
- a CDS encoding EpsD family peptidyl-prolyl cis-trans isomerase, with product MTTRTHQGQFAATGALRIAAGVVLLGLLAACGSKNEASSGQALASVDGKEITVHQLNAELGRGGAREASKQVLDGLVARQLLINAARKEKLDANPAVLANMERAKDLVLAQSYVQMKLGKPARPTPQEIDDFYAKHPQWFAQRRQFEFSELVIGAANLSDELNALMVGTRPLDEIASWLNAKRIPFTRLQVTKTSMDLPPAMLDELKTMERGHLFIVREGESAILASLADVRSAPLSQVAAAPQIEGYLMAQKQGQITDQALNQLRAEAKIDYFDKAKSLKDQAPAQAAAEPAAPAQGDAVSRGLSGIK from the coding sequence ATGACAACAAGAACACATCAAGGACAGTTCGCCGCCACGGGCGCACTGAGGATCGCAGCCGGCGTCGTGTTGCTGGGACTGCTGGCCGCCTGCGGCAGCAAGAACGAAGCCTCCTCCGGGCAGGCGCTGGCCAGCGTCGACGGCAAGGAAATCACGGTGCACCAGCTCAATGCGGAGCTGGGCCGGGGCGGCGCGCGCGAAGCCAGCAAGCAGGTGCTGGACGGGCTGGTGGCGCGGCAACTGCTGATCAACGCCGCCAGGAAGGAAAAGCTGGATGCCAATCCGGCCGTGCTGGCCAACATGGAGCGCGCCAAGGACCTGGTGCTGGCCCAGAGCTATGTGCAGATGAAGCTGGGCAAGCCGGCCCGGCCCACGCCGCAGGAGATCGACGATTTCTACGCCAAGCATCCGCAGTGGTTTGCGCAGCGCAGGCAATTCGAATTTTCGGAGCTGGTGATCGGCGCCGCCAATCTCAGCGACGAGCTCAACGCGCTCATGGTGGGTACGCGGCCGCTGGACGAGATCGCGTCCTGGCTCAACGCCAAGCGCATCCCGTTCACCCGGCTGCAGGTGACCAAGACTTCGATGGACTTGCCGCCCGCGATGCTCGACGAGCTCAAGACCATGGAGCGCGGCCATCTCTTCATCGTCAGGGAAGGTGAGTCGGCGATCCTGGCTTCACTGGCCGACGTCAGGAGCGCGCCGCTGTCGCAAGTCGCGGCCGCTCCTCAGATCGAAGGCTACCTGATGGCGCAGAAGCAGGGCCAGATCACCGACCAGGCGCTCAACCAGCTCAGGGCCGAAGCCAAGATCGACTACTTCGACAAGGCCAAGTCGCTCAAGGACCAGGCGCCCGCGCAGGCGGCGGCCGAGCCGGCGGCTCCCGCCCAGGGCGACGCGGTGTCGCGCGGCCTGTCGGGCATCAAGTGA
- the epsE gene encoding polysaccharide export protein EpsE: protein MKKILFLLAGLMIAGFGSSAVADNIPLGPGDVIRVNVYGSQDLTLETRVSEAGTISYPLIGEVQVGGLSTSQAEAKIAGLLKKGGYLVNPQVNILVTTPQSQMVSVLGQVYKPGRYPLDGRRNIADAIALAGGVNPDGGDVITIVRNVNGQITRTPVDIYAVTHNGDTTELPTISANDVIYVERSLRFYIYGEVQRPGMYKLERGTTVLQALSVGGGLTPRGTERGLKVKRREPDGALQEISVKKEDLLQADDIVYVKESWF from the coding sequence ATGAAAAAAATCTTGTTCCTGCTCGCCGGCCTGATGATTGCCGGATTCGGCTCCTCCGCCGTGGCCGACAACATTCCGCTGGGACCTGGCGACGTCATCCGCGTCAACGTCTACGGCAGCCAGGATCTCACCCTGGAGACCCGCGTCAGCGAGGCGGGAACCATCAGCTATCCGTTGATCGGCGAAGTGCAGGTGGGCGGCTTGTCCACCTCGCAGGCCGAGGCCAAGATCGCCGGCCTGCTCAAGAAGGGCGGCTACCTGGTCAATCCCCAGGTGAACATCCTGGTCACCACGCCGCAGAGCCAGATGGTGTCGGTGCTGGGCCAGGTCTACAAGCCGGGACGCTATCCGCTGGACGGCCGCCGCAACATCGCCGATGCGATCGCGCTGGCCGGCGGCGTCAATCCCGACGGCGGCGACGTCATCACCATCGTGCGCAACGTCAACGGCCAGATCACCCGCACCCCGGTGGATATCTACGCCGTGACCCACAACGGCGACACCACCGAGCTGCCGACGATCTCGGCCAACGACGTGATCTACGTGGAACGCTCGCTGCGCTTCTACATCTATGGCGAGGTGCAGCGGCCCGGCATGTACAAGCTGGAACGCGGCACCACCGTGCTGCAGGCGCTGTCGGTGGGCGGCGGCCTGACCCCGCGCGGCACCGAGCGCGGCCTCAAGGTCAAGCGTCGCGAACCGGACGGCGCGCTGCAGGAAATCAGCGTCAAGAAGGAAGACCTGCTGCAGGCCGACGACATCGTCTACGTCAAGGAAAGCTGGTTCTGA
- a CDS encoding phosphatase PAP2 family protein, with the protein MSWWHAITFLGDSAFTVPGACVVALWLGMNGWWRQMLRWLFAFGAAMMVVVLSKLLYMGWNIAPPLLYNFTGVSGHTASASALYLSTAALLTQGRPPQARAIAVAGIGALVLAVALSRLMIKVHSTSEVVTGLLLGGCAAWWFCRGLSQVGPRLRGGLALAAAACFMLMGTSGQPAPTHALLQQIAMALSGHAQVYTRTIPL; encoded by the coding sequence ATGAGCTGGTGGCATGCCATCACCTTTCTAGGCGACAGCGCCTTCACCGTTCCCGGCGCCTGCGTGGTCGCGCTGTGGCTGGGCATGAATGGCTGGTGGCGGCAGATGCTGCGCTGGCTATTCGCCTTCGGCGCCGCGATGATGGTGGTGGTGTTGAGCAAGCTGCTCTACATGGGCTGGAACATCGCGCCGCCGCTGCTCTACAACTTCACCGGGGTGAGCGGGCACACGGCCTCGGCGAGCGCGCTTTACCTGAGCACTGCAGCGCTGCTCACGCAAGGAAGGCCGCCGCAGGCGCGCGCCATCGCAGTAGCGGGCATCGGCGCGCTGGTGCTGGCAGTCGCCCTGTCGCGCCTGATGATCAAGGTGCATTCCACCTCGGAAGTGGTAACCGGCCTGTTGCTGGGCGGGTGTGCGGCATGGTGGTTCTGCCGCGGACTGTCGCAGGTCGGTCCGCGCCTGCGCGGTGGGCTGGCGCTGGCCGCCGCCGCATGCTTCATGCTGATGGGAACATCGGGACAGCCGGCCCCGACGCATGCGCTGCTGCAGCAGATCGCGATGGCGCTGTCGGGACACGCCCAGGTCTACACGCGCACCATTCCCCTCTGA